Proteins from one Phyllobacterium zundukense genomic window:
- the guaD gene encoding guanine deaminase, which translates to MTVILLRGRILSFHDEPLNGEASTHTFTYLEDGGLLIRDGKITAIDDFAKLRAGDGRNVEVIDHHPHLIMPGFIDCHIHYPQMQVVGSYAGALMEWLDKYTFVEEQKFSNQGHPDKIGSAFFDELIRHGTTTAAAYCSVHKASVRAFYTEAHRRNMRMIAGKVMMDRNAPPGLLDTPQSGYDDSKALIADWHGKGRQLYAITPRFAPTSSQEQLEMSGTLAREFPDMHVQTHLCENTAEIAFVAELFPWSRDYTNVYEHYGLLGPKTLLGHCIHLSDAEVSTIANSGSVAVFCPTSNLFIGSGLFDLARLRASDVRNAIATDIGGGTSYSMLRTLDEGYKILNIQGQRYHPLRSFYQATLGNARALALEGTIGSFVTGAEADCIVLDARATPAMRVRMETVETLVEELMLMQTMGDDRTIAEVYIAGVAAKSTLN; encoded by the coding sequence ATGACAGTAATATTGCTGCGCGGACGCATCCTGAGCTTTCACGACGAGCCACTAAACGGCGAGGCAAGCACCCACACATTCACCTATCTTGAGGACGGCGGACTTCTCATTCGCGACGGCAAAATCACTGCGATAGATGACTTTGCAAAGTTGCGGGCGGGCGACGGCCGCAACGTCGAAGTCATCGATCATCATCCGCATCTGATCATGCCGGGCTTCATCGACTGTCATATTCATTATCCGCAGATGCAGGTGGTTGGCTCCTATGCGGGCGCGCTGATGGAGTGGCTCGACAAATATACCTTTGTCGAAGAGCAGAAATTTTCCAATCAAGGTCATCCGGACAAGATCGGCTCTGCGTTTTTCGATGAGCTGATCCGCCATGGTACCACAACCGCGGCAGCATATTGCTCAGTGCACAAAGCCTCGGTGCGTGCGTTCTATACGGAGGCGCACAGGCGCAATATGCGCATGATTGCCGGCAAGGTAATGATGGACCGCAACGCACCGCCCGGCCTGCTTGATACGCCACAATCGGGCTATGATGACAGCAAGGCGCTCATCGCGGACTGGCATGGCAAGGGACGTCAGCTCTATGCAATCACGCCGCGTTTTGCCCCGACTTCATCACAAGAGCAGCTGGAGATGAGCGGCACGCTGGCGCGAGAATTTCCAGATATGCATGTGCAAACGCATCTTTGCGAGAACACTGCAGAGATTGCCTTCGTTGCCGAACTGTTCCCCTGGAGCAGGGATTACACTAATGTTTACGAGCACTACGGACTGCTGGGGCCAAAGACGCTGCTTGGCCATTGCATCCATTTGAGCGATGCCGAGGTGAGTACGATTGCCAACAGCGGATCCGTTGCCGTCTTTTGCCCGACTTCGAATTTATTCATTGGCAGTGGGCTGTTCGATCTGGCTCGACTTCGGGCATCAGACGTACGCAACGCAATCGCGACGGATATTGGCGGCGGTACGTCCTACTCAATGCTGCGTACGCTGGATGAAGGCTATAAGATTCTGAATATACAGGGCCAGCGTTATCATCCGCTCCGGTCTTTTTACCAGGCAACCCTAGGCAACGCGCGAGCTCTTGCGCTGGAGGGTACTATCGGCTCGTTCGTGACAGGTGCGGAAGCTGACTGCATCGTTCTGGATGCGCGCGCCACACCCGCTATGCGCGTTCGTATGGAAACGGTCGAAACACTGGTGGAAGAACTCATGCTGATGCAGACCATGGGCGATGATCGAACAATCGCCGAGGTTTACATCGCCGGTGTCGCAGCCAAGAGCACTTTGAACTAG
- a CDS encoding NAD(P)/FAD-dependent oxidoreductase, which yields MTTQHRNLRTGQPIWLSRRASDVEFNLLLEDITIDIAVVGAGISGALMAESLSEAGYSVAIFDRRKPVTGSTPASTALLQFEIDTPLHQLVQQIGRNDAERAWRRSKLAVDALRERTHELGIHCEMQDRDSLYLAGDLLDEEGLQKELLARGRAGFETRLLQHDELKTRFRIDHPAALMNFDNIEVNPRKLALGYLNVAISRGAKIFAPVEIVSVEPRSHDIIAATKEGRKIRCDYFVFTTGYEISEQVPQKGHQIISTWALATPPQKQKLWPEQCLIWEASDPYLYMRTTQDGRIIVGGEDEEFEDEEKRDAKLPAKTKAILAKLKKLFPQVTAKADYAWAGSFGSSTTGLPTVGAIPKMDRCFAVLGYGGNGITFSMVAAQLVRGLITRTGDPDEDLFAFK from the coding sequence ATGACAACACAGCATCGGAATCTGCGAACCGGCCAGCCCATCTGGCTTAGCCGACGGGCCTCGGACGTCGAGTTCAACCTGCTACTTGAGGATATTACAATCGACATCGCGGTTGTTGGCGCGGGCATAAGTGGTGCTTTGATGGCCGAAAGCTTGAGTGAAGCCGGGTATTCGGTTGCGATTTTTGACAGACGAAAGCCCGTGACCGGTTCAACGCCTGCAAGCACTGCACTGCTGCAATTCGAGATCGACACGCCATTGCATCAGCTTGTTCAGCAGATAGGCCGGAATGATGCCGAGCGCGCTTGGCGGCGATCGAAACTTGCGGTTGATGCCCTGCGCGAAAGGACCCATGAGCTTGGCATACACTGCGAGATGCAAGATAGAGATTCGCTCTACCTTGCAGGCGATCTTCTCGATGAGGAGGGCTTGCAGAAAGAGTTGTTGGCTCGTGGTCGGGCGGGCTTTGAAACAAGACTACTGCAGCATGACGAACTAAAAACCAGGTTTCGCATTGATCACCCGGCGGCATTGATGAATTTCGATAATATTGAAGTCAATCCGCGCAAACTGGCACTTGGTTATCTGAACGTTGCAATCTCGCGTGGCGCCAAGATCTTCGCACCGGTTGAAATCGTGTCGGTCGAACCAAGGTCGCATGACATAATCGCGGCTACAAAGGAGGGGCGAAAAATACGCTGCGATTATTTTGTTTTCACAACGGGCTATGAAATATCCGAGCAGGTGCCGCAGAAGGGGCACCAGATCATTTCTACCTGGGCGCTGGCGACGCCGCCCCAGAAGCAAAAGCTGTGGCCCGAACAATGCCTGATCTGGGAAGCCTCGGACCCCTATCTCTATATGCGCACGACTCAAGACGGGCGGATCATCGTCGGTGGCGAAGATGAAGAATTCGAGGATGAGGAAAAGCGCGACGCGAAATTGCCAGCGAAAACCAAGGCTATCCTGGCAAAACTCAAGAAGCTGTTTCCACAGGTCACCGCAAAGGCGGACTACGCCTGGGCTGGAAGCTTTGGCTCAAGCACAACGGGTTTGCCGACCGTCGGCGCCATCCCAAAAATGGATCGATGCTTTGCCGTCCTCGGCTATGGGGGGAATGGCATCACATTCTCGATGGTCGCGGCGCAACTCGTTCGCGGTCTTATAACCCGGACGGGCGATCCGGACGAAGACCTGTTCGCTTTCAAATAA
- a CDS encoding sarcosine oxidase subunit delta — MIIKCPYCGPRDVIEFTYQGDATRKRPDPASIDQDAWNSYVFDRTNPSGPHREFWLHTGGCRQHLLVTRDIASHTISSVMFARDTVSGDRS, encoded by the coding sequence ATGATAATCAAATGCCCCTATTGCGGACCTCGAGATGTCATCGAATTCACCTATCAAGGTGATGCAACGCGTAAACGACCAGACCCGGCATCCATCGATCAGGACGCATGGAATTCCTACGTCTTTGATCGCACCAACCCCAGCGGTCCCCATCGGGAGTTCTGGCTTCATACGGGCGGTTGCCGCCAGCATCTTCTTGTCACGCGCGATATAGCAAGTCATACGATTTCGTCCGTTATGTTTGCGCGTGATACAGTGAGCGGTGACCGTTCATGA
- a CDS encoding urate hydroxylase PuuD, whose amino-acid sequence MDYLIFWEWLSFAARWLHVITAIAWIGSSFYFIALDLGLRRHANLPQGVNGEEWQVHGGGFYHIQKYMIAPPHMPEHLIWFKWESYFTWLSGFMLLCIVYYGSADLFLVDRNVLDISTPVAIVISLASISIGWLIYDLLCKSPLESNDTLLMLILYGVIVFMAWGYTHLFTGRAALLHLGAFTATIMTGNVFLLIIPNQKKVVADLIAGKTPDPRLGKQAKQRSTHNNYLTLPVIFLMLSNHYPLATSTEFNWIIAALIFIIGVLIRHYFNSRHAGTGNPHWTWLASTILFIIIIWLSTVPKVLTGEEKVSSAVAPFLAAQDFGQVRDTVLGRCSMCHAAEPSWEGIMLPPKGIRLDTDDLIAANASQIYIQAGASHAMPPGNLTHITDDERALIVAWYRGATTGKAKP is encoded by the coding sequence ATGGATTATCTGATTTTCTGGGAATGGCTGAGTTTCGCTGCGCGGTGGCTGCACGTGATTACGGCGATCGCCTGGATCGGCTCATCTTTCTATTTCATCGCTCTCGATCTTGGATTGCGGAGGCACGCAAATCTCCCGCAAGGCGTCAATGGCGAGGAGTGGCAGGTTCATGGGGGAGGGTTCTATCATATCCAGAAATACATGATCGCACCGCCTCATATGCCGGAACACCTCATCTGGTTCAAATGGGAATCCTATTTCACCTGGCTGTCCGGGTTCATGCTGCTCTGCATCGTCTACTACGGCAGCGCCGATTTGTTTCTAGTCGACCGCAATGTGCTCGATATTTCGACGCCTGTGGCCATCGTGATCTCGCTCGCGTCGATTTCAATCGGCTGGTTGATTTACGACCTTCTTTGCAAGTCTCCACTCGAGTCCAATGATACCCTGCTGATGCTCATTCTCTATGGCGTGATCGTATTCATGGCATGGGGTTATACGCATCTGTTTACTGGACGTGCCGCACTCTTGCACCTTGGCGCATTCACTGCGACGATCATGACCGGCAACGTGTTTTTGCTGATCATCCCAAACCAGAAAAAAGTCGTAGCCGATCTGATCGCGGGCAAGACACCCGATCCCAGGCTCGGCAAACAGGCCAAGCAGCGCTCTACGCACAACAACTATCTGACGCTTCCGGTCATCTTCCTGATGCTGTCGAACCATTATCCGCTTGCGACGTCCACCGAGTTCAACTGGATAATTGCCGCGCTGATATTCATCATCGGCGTGCTCATTCGGCATTATTTCAACTCGAGACATGCAGGAACAGGCAATCCGCATTGGACATGGCTTGCCAGTACCATTTTGTTCATCATTATCATTTGGTTGTCGACGGTACCTAAAGTCCTGACAGGGGAGGAGAAAGTTTCCAGCGCTGTTGCGCCCTTCCTGGCTGCGCAGGATTTCGGGCAGGTTCGCGACACCGTGTTGGGACGTTGTTCGATGTGTCATGCAGCGGAACCATCGTGGGAGGGCATCATGCTGCCACCAAAGGGTATTCGTCTCGATACGGATGACTTGATCGCCGCCAACGCGAGCCAGATCTATATTCAGGCCGGAGCGAGCCATGCCATGCCGCCTGGCAACCTGACGCATATCACCGATGACGAGCGCGCGCTGATCGTCGCGTGGTATCGCGGTGCGACGACGGGGAAAGCAAAGCCATGA
- a CDS encoding sarcosine oxidase subunit alpha family protein gives MTGSRLSKGGRIDRSKSIRFTFDGRAYSGHPGDTLASALLGNGVTLFGRSFKYHRPRGVFAAGSDEPNALVTVLSGDVREPNVRATELEIFDGLVTISQNRFPSLEHDFMALNQLAGPLFSAGFYYKTFMGPAIGPLKGTRFWMFCERFIRRAAGLGKAGTAPDPDRYERMNAFCDVLVVGSGPAGLIAAEAAAATGARVIIAEERPLPGGSLLGSGEMIDGRDPAVWAREKADALANLPNVRFLTRTSVWGYYDGNILTAVEHVSDYKPNRTKGLPRQRHWVIRSGKVILATGAFERPIVFPGNDCPGVMLADAVRRYAVEYGVAAGNNVTLFTNNDSAYDAARALSIAGVNVTAIIDVRSDVSGTCRDIASVAGAELLLGHAVTATHAGKTLSSISVQHFNAETGRVSGAPREIRTDCLGVSGGWSPAIHLASQAGGKPEWDEDLQAFLPPEPNQNWVMTGSAAGYMDTISVMSDAATKGSAKSRLILPRVEAPMLDSSPAPVFEIEPAVKSQKAFVDFQHDVTADDIRLAYREGFHSVEHLKRYTTLGMATDQGKTSNVPGLAIMADVRGISIPEAGTTRFRPPFTPVSLGTLAGERYGDLRPHRLTPMHDWHLANGAKTYEAGLWHRPMIYSSHGETIEQAYIREARAVRESVGIVDVSTLGKIDIQGPDAAELLDRVYTNMFSTLPVGKARYGLMLREDGIAFDDGTTWRLGETQFLMTTTTANAGPVMQHLEYYLDCIWPELRVHLTSVTDVWAGSAVSGPKSRAVLEACVTGSKVDNDTLPFMGIVHGKIADVPVMICRLSFSGELAYEVYCGAGYGTRVWEALLAAGKPFEIIPYGLEALGTLRIEKGHVTGAEIDGRTTAHDLHLDWMLSKRKPYIGSAMINREGLKDENRLSLVGLISLDNQSINGGSHIVTDPNPREPADSFGHVTAACYSPALRKYIALALVKHGTSMIGNRAFATDLLRDKHCAVEIVSHHMFDPEGSRMHG, from the coding sequence ATGACGGGTTCACGGCTATCGAAGGGTGGACGGATCGACCGCTCCAAGTCTATTCGATTCACGTTCGACGGAAGGGCCTATAGCGGACATCCGGGAGACACGCTGGCTTCCGCGCTCCTTGGCAATGGCGTTACGCTTTTCGGACGCTCGTTCAAATATCACCGCCCGCGCGGTGTGTTCGCCGCTGGTAGCGATGAGCCGAACGCCCTCGTCACCGTTCTTTCTGGCGATGTACGCGAGCCGAACGTCCGGGCTACAGAACTTGAGATTTTTGACGGTCTGGTCACCATTAGTCAAAATCGCTTTCCGTCGCTGGAACATGACTTCATGGCCCTCAACCAATTGGCCGGACCCCTGTTTTCGGCAGGATTTTACTACAAGACATTCATGGGACCGGCGATCGGCCCGCTGAAAGGCACACGTTTCTGGATGTTCTGCGAGAGGTTTATCCGCCGGGCAGCCGGACTGGGCAAAGCAGGCACGGCCCCGGACCCAGACCGCTACGAGCGCATGAACGCCTTTTGTGATGTCCTTGTCGTCGGCAGCGGTCCTGCCGGCCTGATTGCTGCAGAGGCCGCCGCCGCAACGGGCGCACGCGTCATCATCGCGGAGGAACGCCCGCTACCCGGCGGTTCACTGCTTGGCTCCGGCGAGATGATCGATGGACGCGACCCCGCCGTCTGGGCTCGCGAAAAGGCTGACGCTTTGGCGAATCTGCCGAATGTACGGTTCCTGACCAGGACGTCGGTCTGGGGTTACTACGACGGCAATATTCTCACAGCCGTCGAACATGTTTCTGATTACAAGCCGAACCGGACGAAGGGCCTGCCACGCCAGCGCCATTGGGTGATTCGTAGCGGCAAGGTAATTTTGGCGACTGGCGCATTCGAGCGTCCGATCGTTTTCCCCGGCAATGACTGTCCAGGTGTCATGCTCGCCGATGCGGTGCGCCGCTATGCGGTCGAATACGGTGTCGCGGCCGGAAATAACGTCACTCTCTTCACCAATAATGACAGCGCTTATGATGCGGCCCGAGCGCTCTCTATTGCCGGTGTCAATGTTACCGCGATCATCGATGTTCGCTCTGACGTATCCGGCACGTGCAGGGATATCGCGAGTGTAGCCGGAGCGGAGCTGCTTCTCGGTCATGCCGTTACAGCGACCCATGCTGGCAAGACGCTGAGTTCGATCTCGGTACAGCATTTCAACGCGGAGACCGGCCGCGTTTCAGGCGCGCCTCGCGAAATCAGGACCGATTGTCTTGGTGTTTCGGGTGGCTGGTCGCCCGCCATCCACCTTGCAAGTCAGGCAGGCGGCAAGCCTGAATGGGATGAGGATCTTCAGGCTTTCCTGCCGCCGGAGCCAAACCAGAACTGGGTGATGACGGGTTCCGCAGCCGGTTACATGGATACAATCAGCGTCATGTCCGACGCGGCAACCAAGGGTTCCGCCAAGAGCAGGCTCATTCTCCCTCGGGTCGAAGCGCCGATGCTGGATTCGTCGCCCGCGCCGGTGTTCGAAATCGAGCCCGCGGTTAAATCCCAGAAAGCCTTCGTCGATTTTCAGCATGATGTCACGGCGGACGATATTCGTCTCGCCTACCGCGAAGGATTTCACTCGGTCGAGCATCTGAAGCGTTATACCACGCTAGGGATGGCGACCGATCAGGGCAAGACCTCCAATGTTCCCGGCCTTGCCATCATGGCCGACGTGCGCGGTATCTCGATTCCTGAAGCGGGTACAACACGGTTCCGTCCGCCATTCACACCGGTTTCTTTAGGTACCCTGGCTGGCGAAAGATATGGAGATTTGCGTCCGCATCGTCTGACGCCCATGCATGATTGGCATCTGGCAAACGGCGCGAAAACCTATGAAGCTGGCCTCTGGCACCGCCCGATGATTTATTCCAGCCATGGCGAAACAATTGAACAGGCGTACATACGCGAGGCAAGGGCAGTTCGTGAGAGTGTCGGCATCGTCGATGTTTCGACGCTGGGCAAAATCGATATACAAGGTCCCGATGCGGCGGAACTCCTTGACCGCGTTTACACCAACATGTTTTCCACCCTGCCGGTAGGCAAGGCGCGTTATGGTCTGATGCTGCGCGAAGATGGCATTGCCTTCGACGACGGCACAACCTGGCGCCTTGGCGAAACACAGTTCCTGATGACGACGACCACCGCCAACGCCGGCCCGGTCATGCAGCATCTGGAATATTATCTCGACTGTATTTGGCCGGAGTTGCGCGTCCACCTGACCTCGGTCACCGACGTGTGGGCAGGTTCAGCCGTCTCTGGTCCGAAGTCGCGCGCTGTACTTGAGGCCTGCGTGACTGGATCAAAAGTTGATAATGACACCCTGCCCTTCATGGGCATTGTTCACGGCAAAATCGCCGATGTGCCGGTCATGATCTGCCGCCTGTCGTTCTCCGGGGAGCTTGCCTACGAAGTTTATTGTGGCGCCGGGTATGGGACACGCGTCTGGGAAGCGCTCCTCGCTGCCGGCAAGCCCTTTGAGATCATCCCCTACGGACTTGAAGCCCTCGGGACGCTGCGTATTGAAAAAGGTCATGTCACCGGTGCCGAAATCGATGGCAGAACCACGGCGCATGACCTGCATCTCGACTGGATGCTGTCGAAGAGGAAGCCATATATCGGCTCCGCCATGATAAATCGTGAAGGGCTCAAGGATGAAAACCGCTTGTCGCTCGTGGGTTTGATTTCGCTCGACAATCAATCGATCAATGGTGGCAGCCACATCGTAACCGACCCTAACCCGCGCGAACCCGCCGACAGTTTTGGTCACGTTACAGCAGCGTGTTACTCACCGGCGCTTCGCAAATATATCGCACTTGCACTGGTAAAGCACGGCACGTCAATGATTGGCAATCGCGCCTTCGCGACAGACCTGCTCCGCGACAAACATTGCGCAGTAGAGATCGTCAGTCACCACATGTTCGATCCAGAAGGAAGCCGGATGCATGGCTGA
- a CDS encoding EamA family transporter, translating to MTKYIPFILFTVMTNAAAQVILKYGMITLGPVSFSADTIIQRIFQIIFNPWVFAGLTMFVISMASHLYVLSKVDLSFAYPFLSLAYVAVALFAWAVFKEELGTFKIAGIAFIMIGTILIAQSGRHETPGEQTPPASTTSS from the coding sequence ATGACAAAATATATTCCGTTCATCCTGTTTACCGTCATGACCAATGCGGCTGCGCAAGTCATCCTGAAATACGGCATGATAACGCTGGGGCCGGTCAGCTTCAGCGCCGATACGATCATCCAGCGGATATTCCAGATCATTTTCAATCCTTGGGTCTTCGCCGGATTGACGATGTTCGTCATCTCCATGGCCTCACATCTTTATGTGCTTTCCAAAGTCGATCTTTCGTTTGCCTATCCGTTTCTGAGCCTTGCCTATGTTGCGGTCGCACTATTTGCCTGGGCAGTGTTCAAAGAGGAACTTGGAACGTTCAAGATTGCGGGCATCGCCTTCATCATGATCGGAACCATTCTGATCGCCCAGAGCGGACGTCACGAAACGCCCGGTGAGCAAACGCCACCAGCTTCCACAACATCCTCGTAA
- a CDS encoding FAD-dependent oxidoreductase, whose amino-acid sequence MMAGYDSFGLIDRHPRAAISLDAARQIFESGNPERDGFLPFGNGKSYGDSCHNDGGTLVDMRGNDELISFDPQSGLFTAEAGLMLSDIIVLAAAHGYFLPVTPGTRFITLGGAIANDVHGKNHHRRGTFGCHVERFDLLKSDGTVVTCSASTHSKLFAATIGGLGLTGIILSASIRLMKVNSLDVVESVKPFANLAEYFEIAPQADDDNEYAVAWVDQLTSGRRAGRGVLLTGNHAENGRFAATTEESRLSVPFELPISALNYPSLKLFNACYSHSQSRKRKPHLTSYQTFFYPLDSVSNWNRLYGRTGLYQHQSVIPEDAASIVIPQMLAATREAGQSSFLTVLKRFGDVTSPGIMSFPRVGYTLTVDFSNRGARTLALLERLDAMTIDAEGRVNPYKDQRMSSAVFKAGFPEWQELEKERDPAFNSNFWARTALAGGSA is encoded by the coding sequence ATGATGGCTGGCTATGACAGTTTCGGGCTTATCGACAGGCATCCGCGTGCTGCGATCTCGCTCGATGCCGCGCGACAGATTTTCGAAAGTGGTAATCCGGAGCGGGATGGGTTTTTGCCGTTCGGCAATGGCAAATCCTATGGCGACAGCTGTCACAATGATGGTGGCACGCTGGTCGATATGCGGGGAAACGACGAGCTGATCTCATTCGATCCGCAATCGGGTCTTTTCACCGCCGAAGCTGGCCTGATGTTGTCCGATATAATTGTGCTCGCCGCGGCGCACGGATATTTTCTGCCGGTGACGCCGGGTACGCGTTTTATTACGCTGGGTGGCGCGATCGCCAACGACGTGCATGGTAAAAACCATCATCGCCGCGGCACGTTTGGCTGCCATGTCGAACGATTCGATCTGTTGAAATCGGATGGAACAGTTGTCACTTGTTCTGCATCGACGCATTCAAAATTGTTTGCCGCTACAATCGGAGGGCTTGGGTTAACAGGCATTATCCTTTCTGCCAGCATCAGATTGATGAAAGTGAATTCGCTTGATGTGGTGGAGAGCGTAAAGCCGTTTGCAAACCTTGCCGAATATTTCGAAATAGCGCCGCAGGCCGACGATGACAATGAATATGCTGTTGCCTGGGTCGATCAATTGACTTCAGGGAGACGTGCAGGACGCGGCGTTCTTCTCACAGGAAATCATGCAGAAAATGGACGTTTTGCGGCCACAACGGAGGAATCCAGGCTGAGCGTGCCTTTCGAGCTTCCCATATCGGCACTGAATTATCCGAGCCTCAAACTGTTCAACGCCTGCTACTCTCATTCTCAAAGCCGCAAGCGGAAACCTCATCTCACCAGCTACCAGACCTTCTTCTATCCACTCGACAGTGTCTCGAACTGGAATCGGCTTTATGGAAGGACCGGGCTGTATCAACATCAAAGTGTTATTCCGGAAGATGCCGCATCAATTGTAATTCCACAGATGCTGGCCGCTACGCGCGAGGCGGGACAGAGCTCATTTCTGACTGTGCTCAAACGTTTCGGGGACGTCACTTCACCCGGGATCATGTCGTTTCCGCGGGTGGGCTATACCTTGACGGTTGATTTTTCCAATCGCGGAGCGCGCACCTTGGCCCTGCTGGAGCGCCTCGATGCCATGACGATCGACGCGGAGGGGAGGGTCAATCCCTACAAGGACCAACGCATGAGCTCCGCAGTGTTCAAGGCCGGATTTCCGGAATGGCAAGAACTGGAGAAGGAGCGGGACCCTGCATTCAACTCCAATTTTTGGGCGCGAACCGCACTGGCAGGTGGAAGTGCATGA
- a CDS encoding sarcosine oxidase subunit gamma, with protein sequence MAEPQSPLGTTFIPGDHGNSAAGVGVTLRERKNLSTIQVTAWPDTIPIVLTAIGSATGLVLQNKPGLGRVAGEKSVFGFAPGRYFVVSATPDLESRLRSAISPELGTMVDLTHGRTVIRISGPRSEWILSKLFAIDFSEHAFPIAYGRATLHHDIHANIQRIDDETFDVYVFRTFARSFWQTLGHAAEEVGYRVE encoded by the coding sequence ATGGCTGAACCTCAATCTCCACTCGGCACAACCTTCATTCCAGGCGATCATGGCAATTCCGCCGCCGGTGTTGGTGTCACACTGCGCGAGCGAAAAAACCTCTCGACCATTCAGGTCACAGCATGGCCGGATACGATACCCATCGTGCTGACCGCAATCGGCAGTGCAACGGGTCTTGTTCTTCAGAATAAGCCGGGTCTCGGTCGCGTTGCAGGCGAAAAATCTGTCTTTGGCTTTGCGCCCGGTCGTTATTTCGTCGTTAGCGCTACACCTGATCTCGAATCCCGGTTGCGCTCCGCCATCTCTCCGGAACTCGGGACGATGGTTGACCTCACCCATGGCCGCACCGTCATTCGGATCAGCGGACCGCGCTCGGAATGGATATTGTCGAAACTCTTTGCCATCGACTTCTCCGAGCATGCCTTCCCCATCGCTTACGGCCGCGCCACGTTGCATCACGATATTCATGCCAACATCCAGCGGATCGATGACGAGACTTTCGATGTCTACGTGTTCCGCACCTTTGCCCGCTCGTTTTGGCAAACGTTGGGACATGCGGCGGAGGAAGTCGGTTACCGCGTGGAATAG
- a CDS encoding UbiA family prenyltransferase produces MDARSDNKTVDLVVDLDGTLIATDLLWESTFQLLKVNMLYLFLLPLWALKGKGHLKHQISLRVAIDPAILPYHGEFVAYLREEHHKGRRLVLATGAARKFADSIAAYLGLFDAVYATDERRNLTSMHKTKFLLETFGDVKFAYAGNSRADVPVFDAASEAVVVAPDRAAAKWQRTHSAKLFEAPKTDWKTFARMLRVHQWMKNTLIFVPPILDHEIMNWQVLVNAIIAFFAFSFAASAIYIVNDLFDLPLDRQHARKRNRAFASGLFSISFGLKVAIALLAFAGLLATQLPWVFSAVLLVYLISTTAYSLSLKRMLLIDVLTLAGLYTLRILAGSAANQIEGSFWLLAFSSFFFLSLALVKRYVELQNTALVEKNRIAGRGYRQADREVVAQCGVSSAFAAALVLALYVNSDAVVSLYSYPWLIWPLCPIVLYLNIRIWILAHRGEMHDDPVVFIISDWRSQIVIAIGAALLLYGGMRS; encoded by the coding sequence GTGGATGCTCGTTCTGACAACAAGACTGTTGACCTCGTAGTAGATCTCGACGGCACGCTAATAGCCACTGATCTTCTATGGGAAAGTACGTTTCAACTGCTTAAAGTGAATATGCTCTATCTCTTTCTTCTGCCCCTTTGGGCTTTAAAAGGAAAAGGTCATCTCAAACATCAGATATCGCTGCGCGTCGCTATCGACCCGGCGATACTCCCTTACCATGGGGAGTTCGTCGCTTATCTGCGCGAGGAGCACCACAAGGGGCGAAGGCTGGTGCTTGCGACAGGTGCAGCGCGCAAGTTCGCCGATAGTATTGCCGCATATCTAGGTTTGTTCGATGCGGTCTATGCAACCGATGAAAGGCGCAACCTGACGTCTATGCACAAGACCAAATTTCTGCTCGAGACTTTCGGTGACGTCAAGTTTGCTTATGCAGGAAACAGCCGAGCAGATGTTCCAGTGTTTGATGCGGCAAGCGAAGCGGTCGTCGTCGCACCGGATCGGGCCGCAGCAAAATGGCAGCGTACACATTCCGCGAAATTGTTTGAAGCGCCGAAGACCGATTGGAAAACCTTCGCCAGGATGTTGCGGGTGCATCAATGGATGAAGAACACGCTGATTTTTGTTCCGCCGATACTCGATCACGAGATCATGAATTGGCAGGTTCTAGTCAACGCGATCATTGCTTTCTTTGCTTTCTCATTCGCTGCCTCGGCCATCTATATCGTCAATGATTTGTTTGATCTTCCGTTGGACCGCCAGCATGCTCGAAAGAGGAATAGGGCTTTTGCCAGCGGCCTGTTCTCTATTTCCTTCGGCCTAAAAGTTGCTATCGCGCTGCTGGCCTTCGCCGGTCTGCTTGCCACGCAATTGCCGTGGGTGTTTAGCGCCGTGCTGCTGGTCTATCTCATTTCGACGACTGCTTACTCGCTATCGCTGAAGCGCATGTTGCTGATCGATGTCCTGACGCTGGCGGGCCTCTATACGCTTCGTATCCTAGCGGGTTCAGCGGCAAATCAGATCGAGGGTTCATTCTGGCTGCTGGCGTTTTCGTCGTTCTTCTTTCTTTCACTCGCGCTCGTCAAACGTTATGTCGAACTGCAGAACACTGCACTTGTCGAAAAGAACCGCATTGCGGGCAGGGGATACCGACAGGCCGATCGTGAGGTCGTGGCGCAATGCGGCGTCTCGTCAGCCTTTGCCGCTGCACTTGTCCTGGCTCTCTACGTAAACAGCGATGCTGTGGTCAGTCTCTACTCATATCCGTGGTTGATTTGGCCGCTTTGTCCAATCGTGCTCTATCTCAACATCCGCATCTGGATTCTGGCGCATCGCGGTGAGATGCACGACGATCCTGTCGTGTTCATTATTTCTGACTGGCGTAGTCAGATCGTTATAGCAATCGGCGCGGCGTTGCTGCTCTATGGTGGCATGCGCTCATGA